One Paenibacillus sp. FSL W8-0186 genomic window carries:
- a CDS encoding maltose ABC transporter substrate-binding protein, giving the protein MNFKKSFRKALLLVAVLTLTASMTACGTKGSTGGGEGANTPAPSNAVNNKENNTAVQDGELVPEEGAELLVWESREEVPFTEEIARQFEEKYGVKVKIEEVATTDQVGKLTTDGPSGLGADVIIIPHDHLGNAAASGLILANDVFAEETKKNNTEASIIGATFEGTLYGYPRAAETTALFYNKSLVPEAPKSFEELIEFGKTFTDKSKKKYALMWEAGNMYFNYPFIASGGGYLYGDNGTNKDDIGLAHEGVAESMKVYQSLAEILPIKSGDINPDIKRGLFGAGDVAMDINGPWEVAGYKDALGDNLAIAPVPTVNGKPAITFSGIKIYTVSSFAKYPNAAKLYAQFATTKEAQLLLNEKIGSVPTNLEALETDQIKNDPIVSGFAEQAKNSEPMPSIPEMANVWAPVNAAMADIWDNKTDPKAAMEKAITQIKDLNNGLAAE; this is encoded by the coding sequence ATGAATTTCAAAAAGTCATTTAGAAAAGCGCTGCTGCTGGTCGCTGTACTGACTCTGACAGCTTCCATGACCGCCTGCGGCACCAAGGGCAGTACTGGCGGGGGTGAAGGTGCGAATACTCCGGCGCCGTCAAATGCAGTAAATAACAAAGAAAATAATACCGCGGTACAGGACGGAGAACTGGTGCCGGAGGAAGGGGCGGAGCTTCTGGTTTGGGAGAGCAGAGAAGAGGTTCCCTTTACTGAGGAAATCGCCAGACAGTTCGAGGAGAAGTACGGCGTTAAGGTGAAAATTGAAGAAGTGGCCACTACGGATCAAGTGGGTAAATTAACGACGGACGGACCTTCGGGATTAGGCGCGGACGTGATCATCATTCCGCATGACCATCTGGGGAACGCTGCGGCATCGGGATTGATTCTGGCCAATGACGTCTTTGCAGAGGAGACGAAGAAGAACAACACCGAAGCTTCGATCATCGGCGCTACCTTCGAGGGAACGCTTTACGGTTATCCGAGAGCGGCTGAAACGACAGCTCTTTTCTACAACAAATCACTCGTTCCTGAAGCGCCAAAATCCTTTGAGGAATTGATTGAATTCGGCAAAACGTTCACGGATAAATCCAAAAAGAAATATGCCCTGATGTGGGAAGCTGGAAATATGTACTTCAACTATCCGTTTATCGCTAGCGGAGGCGGTTACCTCTATGGCGACAACGGCACGAATAAGGACGATATTGGTCTTGCCCATGAAGGCGTAGCCGAGAGTATGAAGGTGTATCAAAGCCTGGCCGAAATATTGCCGATCAAGAGCGGAGACATTAACCCGGATATCAAACGCGGCCTGTTCGGTGCAGGCGATGTAGCCATGGATATCAACGGACCATGGGAGGTTGCCGGTTACAAAGATGCTCTTGGCGACAACCTGGCGATTGCTCCGGTACCTACAGTGAATGGTAAACCGGCAATTACCTTCTCGGGCATTAAAATCTACACCGTAAGCTCCTTTGCGAAATATCCGAATGCGGCTAAATTGTACGCGCAGTTTGCAACGACCAAAGAAGCTCAGCTGCTGCTGAATGAGAAGATCGGCTCGGTGCCTACGAATCTGGAAGCGCTGGAGACCGACCAAATCAAGAACGATCCGATCGTATCCGGTTTCGCCGAGCAGGCTAAAAACTCGGAGCCGATGCCTTCCATTCCGGAAATGGCCAACGTATGGGCGCCTGTAAATGCCGCCATGGCCGACATTTGGGACAATAAAACCGACCCTAAGGCTGCCATGGAGAAAGCGATCACGCAAATCAAAGATCTGAACAACGGACTGGCTGCGGAGTAA
- a CDS encoding ABC transporter permease subunit produces the protein MSRHRTRATVLSSLLMGLGQIYNKQYMKGALMMAFEAASVMYFILNLGYAFWGIITLGETPRTAANMQPGQYDHSIFILIQSLITLLYLIVFLVVYYFNIRDARKIGAQRDEGRPVHNFRQSVRYVLDYKFAQAFLSIPAMGILFFTIMPIIFMVMIAFTNYSAPNHIPPGKLVDWVGFETFKNLLALKTWSHTFYGVLTWTIIWAILSTVTTYFGGLLVALLINQKGIRFKGFWRTILILPYAIPQLISLLVMRNMFNGEFGPINQYLGYFGLSGLPWLTDPFWAKVTVIIVNMWVGIPVSMLLIMGVLTTIPRDMYEAAEVDGASGYQKFRIITLPMILFTTAPTLIAQFAGNINNFNMIFLLTGGDPVKGDYQYAGATDLLVTWLYKLTLNQNRYNMASAVGIIIFLIIASFSIYNYRRTKSFKEEDMIQ, from the coding sequence ATGAGCCGACACCGCACACGGGCAACAGTACTGTCGTCACTCTTGATGGGCCTTGGCCAAATCTATAACAAACAATATATGAAGGGCGCGCTAATGATGGCGTTCGAAGCTGCGTCCGTCATGTATTTTATCCTTAACCTGGGATATGCGTTTTGGGGAATCATCACTCTGGGCGAAACGCCGCGAACCGCTGCGAATATGCAGCCCGGGCAATATGATCACTCCATCTTTATTCTGATTCAAAGCTTGATTACGCTTCTGTATCTCATCGTATTCCTCGTCGTATATTACTTCAACATTCGGGACGCGAGAAAGATAGGCGCGCAGCGCGATGAAGGCAGACCGGTTCATAACTTCCGGCAATCGGTCCGTTATGTTCTCGACTATAAATTTGCGCAGGCGTTCCTGAGTATTCCCGCGATGGGTATACTGTTCTTCACGATCATGCCGATTATCTTCATGGTCATGATCGCCTTTACGAACTATTCCGCGCCAAACCACATACCGCCAGGGAAGCTGGTCGATTGGGTAGGCTTCGAAACGTTCAAAAACCTGCTTGCTCTCAAAACCTGGAGTCATACCTTTTACGGCGTGCTGACCTGGACGATCATCTGGGCGATTTTATCCACGGTGACGACTTATTTCGGCGGCCTGCTTGTTGCACTCCTGATTAATCAGAAGGGCATTCGTTTCAAAGGCTTCTGGAGAACGATTCTGATCCTGCCGTACGCGATTCCGCAGTTGATTTCACTGTTGGTAATGAGAAACATGTTTAATGGCGAGTTCGGCCCGATTAATCAGTATCTCGGTTATTTCGGCCTATCCGGATTGCCGTGGCTTACGGACCCGTTCTGGGCTAAGGTAACGGTGATCATTGTCAATATGTGGGTCGGTATTCCGGTATCGATGCTCTTGATCATGGGCGTGCTGACAACGATCCCTCGAGATATGTACGAAGCCGCCGAGGTGGATGGTGCGAGCGGTTATCAGAAATTCCGCATCATCACTTTGCCGATGATCCTGTTTACGACGGCTCCCACACTGATTGCGCAGTTTGCCGGAAACATCAATAACTTTAATATGATTTTCCTGCTAACGGGAGGAGATCCGGTCAAAGGGGACTACCAATATGCGGGTGCTACCGATTTGCTCGTTACCTGGCTCTATAAATTGACTTTGAACCAGAACAGATACAATATGGCTTCCGCAGTCGGCATTATCATATTCCTGATCATCGCCTCATTTTCGATCTATAACTATCGCAGAACGAAATCGTTTAAAGAGGAGGACATGATCCAATGA
- a CDS encoding sugar ABC transporter permease — protein MSRRKIGNYIRLTASYITLAILAICAIYPALWIVFGSLRPGTSLYSKTLLPETLTLKHYVELFNSRTILFPQWYMNTLKVSVFSMLLGVTLTLLTSYAVSRFRFKGRQNALSVILVLGMFPGFMSMIAIFLLLKEMQLLDTHLALILVYAAGAPLGMTLIAKGFFDTIPRSLDEAARIDGASNFRIFTSIILPLSKPILTYMALLQFVGPWVDFIFARLILRSKDKWTVAVGMWDMVQANQNSNFTMFAAGAVLIAVPITILFMFMQRLLVDGLTSGASKG, from the coding sequence ATGAGCAGGCGAAAAATAGGTAATTACATACGATTGACGGCTAGTTATATCACGCTGGCGATCCTGGCCATCTGCGCCATTTATCCCGCCCTCTGGATCGTGTTCGGCTCGCTGCGTCCAGGGACATCGCTCTACAGCAAGACCTTGCTGCCAGAGACCCTTACTCTTAAGCATTATGTTGAGTTATTCAACTCCAGGACGATTCTGTTCCCGCAATGGTACATGAATACGCTGAAAGTGTCCGTATTCTCCATGCTGCTCGGCGTAACGCTGACACTGCTAACGAGCTATGCCGTGTCGCGCTTTCGCTTTAAAGGGCGGCAAAATGCGTTATCCGTTATTTTGGTACTCGGGATGTTCCCGGGCTTTATGAGCATGATTGCCATCTTTCTGCTGCTGAAGGAAATGCAGCTGCTCGATACGCATCTGGCTCTGATCCTGGTATATGCGGCAGGGGCTCCGCTAGGGATGACGCTGATTGCCAAGGGCTTCTTCGACACCATTCCGCGTTCGCTCGATGAGGCGGCCCGGATTGATGGTGCAAGCAACTTCCGGATATTTACATCGATTATTCTGCCGCTTTCCAAGCCGATTTTGACCTATATGGCCTTGCTGCAGTTTGTCGGTCCATGGGTGGACTTTATTTTTGCCAGACTGATATTGCGGAGCAAGGATAAATGGACGGTCGCCGTCGGGATGTGGGATATGGTTCAGGCCAATCAGAACTCGAACTTTACGATGTTCGCTGCCGGAGCGGTACTCATTGCCGTGCCGATTACGATTCTGTTCATGTTCATGCAGCGGCTGCTTGTGGACGGACTTACTTCAGGGGCCAGCAAAGGCTGA
- a CDS encoding methyl-accepting chemotaxis protein has translation MKRGGRIQLESVGVKIFIVVFAAVVTVSAVLGISSYLMSKQIIRGQVGLASSQAVEQAADKLDFLFAEYEAISRQLAVDQVLRTDLETVTNQNVDIVRKTEAETRIRNKLDAMRGSDERLVGIRLISPGDFSNTYASSGASPPSNEDAVQTKIKAIQDAQGKPLWIPGQKRGFFETFAKPSVTMGRVLQNLKHPEAEYILLIEIKDEALRHTLSNLKMGRSGEVRILTADNVIVHAADPELIETTSDVGLDERQLQIGEASFTMEDANGVKQLVVYRQLQSVDWRIVGYAPESDFLSAADKLIWVTVFVLCFAVLVALAIGYYLFRMVGKPLMKLCRLMEEGERGNLRVRTNFKSRDEIGQLGQSFNRMLEQISLLVVRTNTSAEELLINAEHLAKASRDTSQFAGEIASATGEIAAGAANLAVEAEKGVDIAGEIGQQMDYVMSLNASMDASAGRVSEVSRKGREYMDNLVEKTESVTRMTGLIEENSAKLSQSTHSIRSILAPMVEMTKQTNILSLNASIEASRAGTAGKGFVVIAEEIRKLSAESNEAIQTVSAMTEEIQTAIENTVNVLMQVTPMFGEQLLSVKEASTIFQNVVQEMERFVTDIQSSSASVHELRSSQQVLSEFIASVSSVVQQTTASTEEVASMSSEQFKISEELVELANRLEGLSETLKQSLSSFQIDSDGAV, from the coding sequence ATGAAACGTGGGGGCCGGATTCAGCTTGAGTCGGTAGGCGTGAAAATATTTATCGTTGTATTTGCTGCAGTTGTGACTGTATCCGCCGTGCTTGGCATCAGTTCTTATCTAATGTCAAAACAGATTATTCGGGGGCAAGTAGGACTCGCGTCGTCGCAAGCGGTCGAGCAGGCAGCGGACAAGCTGGACTTTTTATTTGCGGAGTATGAAGCGATCTCGCGGCAGCTTGCCGTCGACCAAGTGCTGCGGACGGATTTGGAGACCGTCACCAACCAGAATGTTGACATCGTCAGGAAGACCGAGGCGGAGACGCGGATTCGCAATAAGCTGGACGCCATGCGGGGATCGGACGAACGCCTGGTAGGCATCAGGCTGATTTCGCCGGGTGATTTCTCGAATACATATGCCAGCTCAGGCGCTAGTCCACCGAGCAACGAGGATGCGGTGCAGACAAAGATTAAGGCGATACAGGATGCGCAAGGAAAGCCGCTATGGATTCCTGGACAGAAACGAGGCTTCTTCGAGACTTTCGCGAAGCCGTCGGTGACGATGGGGAGGGTGCTGCAAAACTTGAAGCACCCGGAGGCGGAATACATACTGCTGATTGAAATTAAAGATGAGGCATTGAGGCATACCCTTTCCAATTTAAAAATGGGCCGTTCCGGCGAGGTCCGCATTCTGACCGCCGATAACGTTATCGTTCATGCAGCAGATCCGGAGCTCATCGAGACAACATCCGATGTCGGCCTGGATGAACGGCAGCTGCAGATCGGGGAGGCCTCCTTTACGATGGAGGATGCTAACGGAGTTAAGCAGCTGGTTGTGTACAGGCAGCTCCAATCCGTGGATTGGCGTATTGTCGGGTACGCCCCAGAAAGCGACTTTCTTAGTGCAGCGGACAAGCTGATCTGGGTGACGGTGTTTGTTTTATGCTTCGCCGTGCTGGTCGCTTTGGCTATCGGGTATTATTTGTTCCGGATGGTCGGCAAGCCGCTCATGAAGCTGTGCCGTTTAATGGAGGAAGGGGAGCGGGGCAACCTGCGGGTACGGACGAACTTTAAGAGCCGGGACGAAATCGGTCAGCTGGGACAGAGCTTCAATAGGATGCTGGAGCAAATTTCACTGCTGGTCGTACGGACGAATACGTCTGCGGAAGAGCTTTTGATCAATGCGGAACACTTGGCAAAGGCTTCAAGGGATACATCCCAATTTGCCGGAGAAATCGCTTCGGCTACGGGAGAGATCGCTGCCGGTGCGGCGAATTTGGCGGTGGAGGCCGAGAAGGGTGTGGATATTGCTGGCGAAATCGGGCAGCAGATGGATTACGTCATGAGCCTGAACGCGTCCATGGATGCATCCGCCGGAAGAGTCAGTGAAGTCAGCCGGAAGGGTCGGGAATATATGGACAATCTCGTCGAGAAGACGGAATCGGTCACCCGAATGACCGGGCTGATCGAAGAGAATTCTGCGAAGCTGAGCCAGAGCACCCATTCGATCCGGAGCATACTTGCGCCGATGGTGGAAATGACGAAGCAGACAAATATTCTCTCCCTGAACGCATCCATTGAAGCTTCCAGAGCTGGTACGGCAGGCAAGGGCTTCGTGGTCATCGCCGAGGAAATCCGCAAGCTGTCGGCGGAGTCTAATGAAGCCATTCAGACCGTGTCGGCTATGACGGAGGAAATTCAGACGGCAATTGAGAATACGGTCAACGTCTTGATGCAGGTGACTCCCATGTTTGGGGAGCAGCTGCTGTCGGTGAAAGAAGCCTCGACGATTTTTCAGAATGTTGTGCAGGAAATGGAGCGGTTCGTGACCGATATCCAGAGCTCTTCAGCCTCCGTGCATGAGCTAAGGTCATCTCAGCAGGTGCTGTCCGAATTCATTGCCAGCGTAAGCTCTGTCGTTCAGCAAACGACGGCATCTACGGAGGAGGTCGCCTCCATGTCTTCGGAGCAGTTCAAAATTAGCGAGGAACTCGTCGAGCTGGCCAATCGGTTGGAAGGGCTATCGGAAACGCTGAAGCAATCGCTGAGTTCTTTTCAGATTGATTCTGATGGAGCGGTCTAA
- a CDS encoding L-cystine transporter yields the protein METLQIILNIAVMLVLLGLLFWMQKKHISFTKRVFTGLGLGILFGVALQLLFPSGSAVIGKSADWFNIVGRGYVGLLQMVVIPLIMVSIISAIMKLKGKQNLGKISGLIIAVLLITTAIAASVSIVTTLSFDLKALEIPAGDREIEQGAKLEQRLGDVADKTIPQQILDFIPKNPFADMTGARSTSTLAVVIFSAFIGVAVLGLDRKKPEQAEMFRKMVDAVYAVVMRIVTLVLRLTPYGILALITNTVATTNPQEILKLIKFVGASYVALIVMFIIHLILLAIFGYNPVQYVRKVLPTLVFAFTSRSSAATIPLNVETQTKRLGVPDGIANLSASFGATIGQNGCAGIYPAMLAVMIAPTVGINPMSWDFILTLILVVMISSFGVAGVGGGATFASLIVLSTMNLPVALAGLLISVEPLIDMGRTALNVNDSITAGVITGKVLGENDLEAFKRNVDLDVAQA from the coding sequence ATGGAAACTTTGCAAATCATACTTAATATAGCGGTTATGCTCGTACTGCTTGGTCTTCTTTTCTGGATGCAGAAGAAACATATCTCTTTCACAAAACGGGTGTTCACCGGTCTGGGGCTGGGCATTCTGTTCGGTGTTGCGCTGCAGCTGCTCTTTCCATCCGGTTCCGCAGTCATCGGCAAATCGGCAGACTGGTTCAATATTGTTGGCCGCGGATATGTTGGTCTGCTGCAAATGGTCGTTATTCCGCTGATCATGGTATCGATCATTTCCGCCATTATGAAGCTGAAAGGGAAGCAGAATCTCGGCAAAATCAGCGGACTGATTATCGCCGTATTGCTGATCACGACGGCGATCGCCGCATCGGTCAGTATCGTTACTACACTCAGCTTCGATTTGAAGGCGCTGGAGATTCCGGCGGGAGACCGTGAAATCGAACAAGGCGCGAAGCTGGAGCAGCGTCTTGGGGATGTGGCGGACAAGACGATTCCACAGCAGATTCTCGATTTCATTCCGAAGAATCCTTTTGCTGACATGACGGGAGCACGCAGTACTTCTACGCTTGCGGTCGTTATTTTCTCAGCGTTTATCGGCGTGGCGGTGTTGGGGCTGGACCGGAAGAAACCGGAGCAAGCGGAAATGTTCCGCAAGATGGTGGATGCAGTGTATGCCGTCGTCATGCGCATTGTTACGCTGGTGCTCAGGCTGACGCCTTACGGGATCCTTGCACTTATTACGAATACAGTAGCTACGACGAATCCACAGGAGATCCTGAAGCTGATCAAATTCGTCGGAGCATCCTATGTGGCTCTGATCGTTATGTTCATCATTCATCTTATCCTGCTCGCTATCTTCGGATACAATCCGGTGCAATATGTTAGAAAAGTACTGCCAACGCTCGTGTTCGCCTTCACTTCGCGTTCGAGCGCGGCGACGATTCCTTTGAACGTCGAGACGCAAACGAAGCGGCTGGGCGTGCCTGACGGCATTGCCAACCTGTCGGCTTCCTTCGGGGCGACGATTGGCCAGAACGGCTGCGCCGGCATTTATCCGGCCATGCTGGCCGTCATGATCGCACCAACGGTTGGCATTAATCCTATGAGCTGGGATTTCATTCTGACGCTGATCCTTGTCGTTATGATCAGTTCCTTCGGTGTAGCTGGCGTTGGCGGTGGAGCGACCTTTGCATCCTTGATCGTCCTGTCGACGATGAACCTGCCGGTGGCTCTGGCTGGGCTTCTGATCTCCGTCGAGCCGCTGATCGACATGGGACGCACGGCGCTGAACGTGAATGACTCCATTACAGCCGGCGTCATCACCGGTAAAGTGCTTGGCGAGAACGATCTGGAGGCCTTCAAACGCAATGTCGATCTTGATGTTGCCCAGGCATAA
- a CDS encoding NfeD family protein — MHTWVIWLIAAGILLVLEMMTLTFYLLWISVGAGAAALVAWIAPDAFLLQVITGCVIALVLTAFTKPLAKRLRASKGYEDAGTELVGKQGVVVEAIEPGQYGIVKIGGDTWSATSTQQIGKDELVRVMKRGSSIIEVERWEEFI; from the coding sequence ATGCATACATGGGTTATTTGGCTGATTGCCGCCGGAATATTGTTAGTGCTTGAAATGATGACCTTGACCTTTTATCTCCTTTGGATAAGTGTCGGGGCGGGGGCGGCTGCTTTGGTTGCCTGGATTGCCCCGGATGCTTTCCTGCTCCAGGTCATCACAGGCTGCGTCATCGCTCTCGTGCTGACGGCATTTACGAAACCGCTGGCGAAGAGACTGCGGGCGTCCAAAGGTTATGAGGATGCCGGTACGGAACTTGTGGGAAAACAGGGAGTCGTGGTGGAAGCGATTGAACCGGGCCAGTATGGCATCGTAAAAATCGGTGGAGATACTTGGAGCGCCACATCTACACAGCAGATTGGCAAGGATGAGCTGGTACGGGTAATGAAACGTGGAAGCAGCATAATTGAAGTAGAACGATGGGAGGAATTCATTTAA
- a CDS encoding SPFH domain-containing protein has protein sequence MEWAIIVVIVVVVFVFISLTVKIVPQQRVGVVERLGRFHRLLTPGLNILIPVIDHVRIYHDLRIQQANVPPQTVITKDNVQVQIDTIIFYQVVGPEQATYGISDYVYGVRNITTATMRQIIGKMELDETLSGREKISSDIRIALDEATEKWGVRIERVEVIDIKPPLDIQDAMDKQMKAERNKRAIVLEAEAAKQDMILRAEGDKQSKILKAEGDKEARIREAEGFRQAQELEALGEAKAIEAVAAAEKSRIQMLREAGLDEQVLAYRSFEALTEVSKGPANKVFIPSNAIETLGSIGAIGEMFKNKEGKK, from the coding sequence ATGGAATGGGCGATTATTGTCGTTATTGTCGTCGTCGTATTTGTCTTTATTTCACTTACTGTCAAAATCGTGCCTCAACAGCGCGTCGGAGTCGTGGAGCGGCTCGGTAGATTCCACCGCTTGCTGACGCCGGGTCTCAACATTCTGATCCCTGTCATCGACCATGTTCGGATCTATCACGACCTGCGGATCCAACAGGCCAACGTGCCTCCGCAAACCGTGATTACGAAGGACAACGTACAGGTTCAAATCGATACGATCATTTTCTATCAGGTCGTCGGACCGGAGCAAGCGACGTACGGCATTTCTGATTATGTATACGGCGTTCGCAACATCACGACGGCAACGATGCGTCAAATCATCGGTAAGATGGAGCTCGACGAGACGCTGTCTGGACGGGAGAAGATCTCTTCGGATATCCGGATTGCCCTTGACGAAGCAACCGAGAAGTGGGGCGTGCGCATCGAACGCGTAGAGGTTATTGACATTAAGCCTCCGCTGGATATCCAGGATGCGATGGATAAGCAAATGAAGGCCGAGCGGAACAAGCGTGCGATCGTTCTCGAGGCGGAAGCGGCGAAGCAAGACATGATTCTTCGCGCTGAAGGGGATAAGCAGAGTAAAATCCTCAAAGCCGAGGGTGACAAAGAAGCGCGTATCCGTGAAGCGGAAGGTTTCCGTCAAGCTCAAGAGCTGGAAGCGCTCGGGGAAGCCAAGGCGATTGAAGCGGTTGCAGCAGCTGAGAAGTCTAGAATCCAGATGCTGCGTGAAGCTGGCCTGGATGAGCAGGTGCTTGCATACCGTTCCTTCGAGGCATTAACCGAAGTGTCCAAAGGACCTGCGAACAAAGTGTTCATTCCTTCGAATGCGATCGAAACGCTGGGCAGCATTGGCGCGATTGGCGAAATGTTCAAAAACAAAGAAGGCAAGAAATAA
- a CDS encoding nucleotidyltransferase, which produces MLFQEKLINVVKKKCETDPRISACMMYGSFTKGEGDIYSDVEFYVYLKNTEMGQFESSDWMKDIAPYDLLFFNEFGTEVVVFSNLIRGEFHFQPESEIEVIKTFKETGVFPDTESMFIYDTTGKLKACLDDLKGDGPERMTNENVNFAFNNFVNAWIMGINVLKRGEIARSLECLTYVQKYVLQLIRIREKNVERWLNATKNLEADLSEMAYGEYASMTSRLDKEDLYHAYANALHVVEGLVLILADDYQFDINLMFLKKLRAHLRNDRLPLM; this is translated from the coding sequence ATGCTATTCCAGGAAAAATTAATTAATGTAGTTAAAAAAAAGTGTGAGACTGATCCACGTATTTCTGCATGCATGATGTATGGATCGTTTACAAAAGGTGAAGGGGACATATACTCGGATGTTGAGTTTTATGTCTATTTAAAAAATACGGAGATGGGGCAGTTTGAGTCTTCAGACTGGATGAAAGATATTGCCCCTTATGATTTGCTCTTTTTTAATGAATTTGGAACTGAGGTTGTCGTGTTTTCCAATTTAATTAGAGGGGAGTTTCATTTCCAGCCAGAATCTGAGATTGAAGTTATTAAGACATTTAAAGAGACAGGTGTGTTCCCTGACACAGAATCCATGTTTATTTATGATACAACAGGCAAATTAAAAGCATGTTTAGATGATCTAAAGGGTGACGGGCCAGAAAGAATGACAAATGAAAATGTCAATTTTGCTTTTAATAATTTTGTGAACGCATGGATCATGGGCATCAATGTTTTAAAAAGAGGGGAAATTGCACGTTCGCTGGAATGTCTGACATATGTTCAAAAGTACGTTTTACAATTAATCAGGATTCGTGAAAAGAACGTGGAACGCTGGCTTAACGCTACAAAAAACTTAGAAGCTGATCTTTCCGAAATGGCGTATGGTGAGTATGCTTCAATGACCTCGAGGTTAGATAAAGAAGATTTATATCATGCCTATGCGAATGCACTGCATGTAGTTGAAGGGTTAGTCCTTATCCTTGCTGATGATTATCAATTTGATATTAATCTAATGTTCTTAAAAAAGTTACGAGCTCATTTGCGGAACGACCGGTTGCCCTTAATGTGA
- a CDS encoding PspA/IM30 family protein, whose amino-acid sequence MSILNRLSNLTKATIHEVLNKLEDPILMTGQYLRNLEEDIAAKENLLRERKTAAKVSEQKSLEAARNAQLQEQKALDALTSGNEEAARRAAVAKIHYQDEAEQFAANAKQAESQVFELELRLKEAKEELARLKEKRKELAERARKVEQSSSTESPNFSYGTFSGAAAKGFERMEEKISEWEATMAKSGYSPFSADTANPDNDPAVNEELQRLKDQLSSDKNK is encoded by the coding sequence ATGAGCATATTGAACAGACTATCCAACTTGACGAAAGCAACGATTCACGAGGTACTGAACAAACTGGAGGATCCGATCCTGATGACAGGACAGTACTTAAGAAACCTGGAAGAGGATATTGCCGCAAAAGAGAATTTGCTTCGCGAGCGCAAAACTGCCGCTAAAGTGAGTGAGCAGAAGAGCCTTGAAGCTGCACGTAATGCCCAGCTGCAAGAACAAAAGGCGCTGGATGCGTTAACTTCCGGTAATGAAGAAGCTGCCCGCCGCGCCGCCGTAGCCAAAATCCATTATCAAGACGAGGCTGAGCAATTCGCGGCTAACGCCAAGCAGGCCGAGAGCCAAGTGTTCGAATTGGAGCTGCGTTTGAAGGAAGCAAAGGAAGAGCTGGCCCGCTTAAAAGAAAAACGCAAAGAGCTGGCAGAACGCGCACGCAAGGTGGAGCAATCCAGCAGCACGGAAAGCCCGAATTTCAGCTACGGCACCTTTAGCGGAGCTGCAGCAAAAGGCTTCGAGCGCATGGAAGAGAAAATTTCCGAATGGGAGGCCACCATGGCAAAATCCGGCTATAGCCCCTTCTCCGCAGATACGGCGAACCCTGACAATGACCCGGCTGTAAACGAGGAGCTGCAGCGTTTGAAGGATCAGCTGTCCTCCGATAAAAACAAATAA
- a CDS encoding PspC domain-containing protein, producing MMKKLYRSRTDKQISGLCGGIARYFNIDSTVVRLIALVAAICSFGTVVAIYLIASLIVPKEPAGLHYDYNDYGYDEHYSKF from the coding sequence ATGATGAAGAAATTGTACCGTTCGAGAACAGATAAGCAAATTTCCGGTCTTTGCGGAGGTATTGCCCGCTATTTCAACATAGATTCGACTGTAGTTCGTCTAATTGCCCTGGTCGCAGCGATTTGCAGTTTCGGCACCGTCGTGGCCATCTACCTTATCGCCAGCCTGATCGTTCCTAAGGAACCTGCCGGCCTGCACTACGATTACAACGATTACGGTTATGATGAGCATTACTCGAAATTCTAA